The following is a genomic window from Sphingobacterium spiritivorum.
ACACCTCACTGACAGATACATTATCTATATAATAGGTGTTTGCATCAGCTCCCAGATCTAACAAGATCATTGTAGAATCTGCCGCTGCCTTAAATGTCCACTCATATAATCCCCAGGAAGTCTTAATTGTTTTATGCGACAAAAGTTGTGTGGTGCCTCCCCTCGTCTGACACCGAAATCCGTTGGTGCTTGCTCCCGTTGCTTTTGCCCATACACGGATACGGTAATCCGAGCCCGATACGGTTGCAAGATTTACGGAGGCGAGTTGTATTTTCCATGCATTGGATTGTCCGTTACTGACGGTACTCACCACTTTCAGCGCGCGGTTACCTTCGTACACTTCTGCGGGCACTGTTGTGGCTGAAAGCGTGGAAGCTCCGTTAAGTATAGACCAGTTTGTAAAGGTATTGCCTGTCCCGTCTTCAAAAGAGCCATTAGGTAATGGTAAATAACCGGGGGTAATTGCCATTTCTTTAGGTGACAATTTCATACCAGAAGCAGGGTCATCGTCTACCAGTAAATCATTTTTACATGATATTGTTAAAAGCACAGCCAATAACAAATAAACTAATTTCAAATGTTTCATAATTTTTTGGGTACAGGCAACAATCTCTTCAATGGTTTTGAGAAGGTTTACTGTATTAATAGTTGTGTGTGTTAATAAAATTTAGTTAGTGTTGTAATATACTTACTGAGTTTCCATACGTAATGATGCAAAAACGGATCAGATTAGAAGAGAGAAGTAAAACTTATATTATACTAAATCAATCTCATGCAACAGAACATATTAATACTCAGAAAATCAATACCGCATTTATAAATGGTAAAACTAAAGTAGGGGAAAATAATTTTCAATTCTATTTTTTTTTACGAAAACGTTTTAGATACAGTTTTAGAACAAAAACATCACCATAGAATAATAAGAGAAGTCAGGCTTACAATATTGAAGAGTAAGTACATTTATGATATAAAAAACTCTTTATTTCACCGGTTTACGGGTAATCAACACATAACCTGTTTTTCGGGTTTGTTTGACTCCGTTTTTGTAGGTCTGTACGACATAGAAATAGGTCATATCTTCAGCTCCGTCACCCGTCCAGTCGTTTCGATAATCATTGCTTGAATACACTTCTTTACCTGATCTGGACCAGACAGACAGTGAGATACGATCGTAATAGCCGGTGCCTAATACAGAAAAGACGTCATTTACTCCGTCACCGTTCGGTGTAAATACATTAGGAACCGAAAATCCGGATATTTCCATATTTACTATTGCTTCATTAGTCCAGTTACCATTCAGATCTTTGACCTGATAGGTAAAGGAATCTTTGCCTGTATACCCTTCTTTTGCACGGTATATGATCTGTCCGAGACTGATCGTCAACACGCCCTGCTGTGCATCTTTCACGATCCGGATGCTGTGGATATCCAGTTCGCTGTCATCTTTTTTGTCGTTTGACAGAACTGCTATCGTCAGATCTTTATTGTACTCTCCGATTATATAGTCATCGACAGCCACAGGCTTTGTCGGATTTACAAATATCTTCACTGCTGTCGGAGACATTTTTAATTCATTATCATCCGTCGCTGTATAAAGAAATTCATCCGTCCCTACATAATTTTCAAAAGGGCGGTATACAAATTGTCCGTCTCTGGTCAGTGTAACTTCACCATGTACAGCCTCTTTCACCAGTTCTAAAGTATGTTGCAATAGTGGCTGGCTGCCTTCTGTATCATTCTCCAGAACATCAATACGTACAGATTGGTTTTGCTTTATCACCACGATATCTTCTACCCCAACTGGTCTTTTACTTACCTTTGTTACTGTAGGCTGATCATTGTCATAGGAAGTGCCTGAGATATCCTTGATTTCCTGACCCGTATGAATAAGTTTCGCGCTTACAGTTGCTGAATTTATTATACTGCCCTTATCCGTATCTTCTTCTGTGACGGTATAGAATGTACTCCATGTATACTGCTCTCCTCTTTTCAGCTGTTCTATAGGCAGGATTTGTCGCTCTTTCCACAACATATCGTCCTGAAGTGATATCCGTGTCAAAGCTGTATCTGTCTGATTCCAAACTGTAAAAGTATACTCCATCAGATCGCCTGCACCAAAGAGCCCATCTTTTCGGGTTCCTTTGTTAGTTACTTCTTTTTTAAGGTATATGGCTTGCTTATGTACAATGGCCGTAATAGTCGGTTCGTCATTATCGTGCGATGTACCTGAAATATCTTTTACCTGAATACCTGCGTCCGCAATAGCTTCTACCCATGCAGAATTAACAACTGAGCCTGTATTATAATCACTTACACTTATTTTGTAATCAACAGAAATCTTTCCTGACTGTCCGGGCTGCAGATCCGCGGTCAGTCTTAAACCTGAGGAACTGAGCATAGGATCGTAGATGCGAATATCCTTTAATACTTCATCACCATTATTAATAACTTCAAAATGGTAGCGCAGCATCTCACCGGATTGCATATAGCCATCTGCATTTACATCGATAAATTGTGCTTTTTTTACTAATGCAATTTTTGCTTTTGATACCGGCGTAGTTTTCCAGAGCACTTCTCTGTGGAGACGGATATTATTACATCCCTGCCCTAAACATTCTGTTTCTGCATCTAACGGTTCTTTTACACCCAGATCTTTAGAAGTAGCGTCCGGATCTATCATATCTGCACTTCGTACAATGGATGCTACGGCGTGAATCGCCATAGTATTCTCCGGTTCCTGTAAAGCTGTCGCCTTCACCGTTACGATACGTTCTTCCTGGCTGGCCAGATTCAACAGGCTGCTGTGTTGATTTGCTTCCTCGTAACCAATGTTTGCTACGACCTCTCCCAGTTCTACATGATTTATCTCAAATCCCAGAGGAAGACCAAAATTGAAGCGTACATGTGGTGCATCTGAAGGACCATTATTTTTCAGATTGAGCACATAGGTTACTTCCTGACCTTTATTTATTTGCCTATCGGGGCTTTCCAGTGATGTGATTTCGAGATCTGCGGTTTTGACAGTGAGTGCTATAGTGATTTGCTGATTGGGAGTCAATGCATAGGCCCATGTATCTATGGCTTTTTCATTTCCAAAACTGTAATTGCCATAGTTTGTGTTGGTATTTCGCTGCGAGGTCTGATTAGTATAAGTCCCCCAGCGATGTCCGTTGATATGACTGCTTAAGCCACTAAGGTTTACTCTGGGATTGCTGTTTTCCGAATGGAGTCCTTCCTGGATATCACTGTCATCCCAATAGACAATATCGGATTCTACTTCATTCATCTCTTTATCTAATCGTTCCAGCAAAATACCATTCGGATTGATTTCCATATCCATATATGGAAAATGAACTTCTGCCTGTATTAGTTCTATACGAATAGTTAAAGGGTATTTTTCACCATTCGGAGCAAATTGTCCGTCTTTCCCGATGCCATTCCAATAGATTTCATTCAGGCCTGCGGATGCATTGTATACAAACTCGGTCAATAACTGCGTCTGATCGCCTGTCCTTTCCAACACTACTTTATATTTGGCAGTCTCACTACTCTTAAACAGTATATGTGCTCCTTTGGCTCCGAGTTGCCCTTCTGTTCCTTCATATCCTATAAGTGAAATATCAGAAACGACTGGCTGAGGTCTGTCCTTGATCAGCCAGGTTTTCAGCTCGGGCACTGCAGCCACAGCTTCAGCAGGCATATGCAGATCAGGCCTGGTATATAATATCTTATGGGTAATATGTCCGTTGGCATCGGCTTGTCTCGGATCCTGCACATCTCCCGAACCCACCTGTGGAATGTAGTCAAGACTTTTGTACAAAGATTTACCCTCATCATCCAGAAATCCCATATTATTGACAAATGAAGTAAATGCTATACCGTTGCTACCGTTACCGTCAACTTTGTACACATATGCATCATGTGTAAGAACGAAGTATTTACCATAGAAGGCTCCTTGTTTATTGGCCATCTGTCCGCTGTTGAGATGAAGATTCAGCACATTGGTATAGACTCTTCCTGAAATCCAGTTTTCATCTTTTTCATCTCTCACTGAAATATCCCAGGCCGCAATACTGGTATCCCAGGTCTGTGACCAATCGCCATTGGCTGCAACTACCGGGATATTCGGATCGCCAAAATTTTCAGTAAACTCTCCCACTGGCGATATAAATTCAACTTTCCAAACCCCTTCTTCGGTTGCTTTAACTTCATAAGGGGCATATCCTACACGCGGACCGGATATTTCAGCCTGTCGTGATCCCTTTCCGTTATTTACAATCTTACCGATATTATTTTTTGTTGAAAGATATTTTTTTCCGCCGGGGCTTGTCAGCCGGATCCTGCCTTCGCCTATATTCTGTGCACTGGAAGCTGCCGCAATGGTTTCACCTGATTGTACATATACATAATGTGCTCCAAGTGTAAAAAAAGGAAAACTTGTAGTCCCTACCTCTTTCTCACTCCGGGAAATCAGGTACGCACGGTTCCCTTTCACCCCCATCGGGTAAAGATCCTTTGATCCGTCAGCCCACAGCAATAGCGGGCACAGGATCATAAACAGGAATAAAAACAATGGAAAATATCCTTTGCTTTTCATTGTAGGTAGAGTTTTAGTAATGGGTACTAACTATGTTAAATATAACAATCATCAAATTAATATGTTCAAGAAAGAAGAAATATTTTTTTATGAAAAAGTTAATTACCTGTCTATCATATGTCATAATTTTATGAAGCCTACTGCTCCAAAAAACACAGGCTGGTATCTTAAGAAAAAAAGCCTACCTTTGCAGTCTTAATTTCAAAAGATGTCACTACAAGTTCCAGAAAACGGCCAGCAACTCCCTTTGATGGAAGAATTCTATACTATACAGGGAGAAGGTTATCATACCGGCAAAGCAGCTTACTTCATACGCTTAGGCGGATGTGATGTGGGATGCCACTGGTGTGATGTTAAAGAAAGCTGGGATGCCGAGTTGCATCCGCTTACTGCAGCTGATACTATTGTAGAACATGCAAACGTGCATCCTTCTAAAACGGTCGTAGTGACAGGCGGAGAGCCCTTGATTTATAATCTGGATTATCTGACCAGTCAATTGCAGAATGCGGGCATACAGACTTTTTTAGAGACTTCAGGAGCCTATCCGTTGAGCGGACACTGGGACTGGATATGTCTTTCTCCGAAAAAATTCAAAGCTCCCAGACCTGATGTACTGGCTAATGCAGGTGAATTAAAAGTGATTGTATTTAATAAAAGTGACTTTCAATGGGCTGAAGAACACGCCAGACTGGTCAATGATACCTGTAAATTGTATCTTCAACCGGAATGGTCTAAGGCTGCTGAGATGACGCCATTGATCATTGATTATGTGATGGCAAATCCTAAATGGGAAATTTCCCTTCAAACGCACAAATATCTTAATATCCCATAACCGGGAAAGAACATACAGACAAACAAATGTTCCGATCTTTATCCAGAGGGTCGGAACATTTGTTTATTTAGCCCTGTCGTATACAAAAATCGCCCGTCTCCTGTTACAGGACAGACGGGCGATGAAAACAGTTTGTTTTTATTGTATTTAACGGGTTTCTTAAATTCCAGTCAATTTATGTATCTCAGGACATGGAACCTCTCTCCGATTCCCTGTTCTTATTTAAGGAGAGGGAATCGGGGGAAAATACTCATGAAATGGGAATCAGAGGAGTAATAACCTTAATATTCCAATACTTTGATTTCTGTTCTTCTGTTTGCCTGATGTTCTTCGTCAGAACATTTAACACCGTCAGCACATTTGTTGACTAACCTGGTTTCGCCATATCCTTTTGCGACAATACGATCTCGGGCAATACCTCTGCTGATAATATAGTCTACGGCAGCCTGTGCACGGTTTTGAGACAATTTCATATTGTATTTATGCGTGGCACGGCTATCTGTATGACTGGATAGTTCGATCTTGAGAGTTGGATTATCCCGAAGAGTATTCACCAGTTGATTCAGGATCGGTTTGGCATCAGCCCGGATATTATATTTGTCCAGATCATAGTAAATGTTTTCCAGGATAAATGTTGTTCCTTTTTCTATGATAGGTTGAAGCCTTAGTGTTACCTGAATGGTGGTATCTTTTTGAGGGGACAGCGCTGCAATATTAACGGAGTCTCCATGGAATTTCAATTTTTCACCCATCAACTGGTAGGCTGTACCGGGTTCTAACTGAAATTCAAATACACCTGTCGCAGCACTCAGTTTGCGGGACACCACTTTCCCTCCATCACTTAATAAAGAAAGCTGTACATCTTCCAGGGGTTCTGCTGTTGTACGATGCTGGGCAATACCTTTTAGTATAATGGTAATTTTGGGTTTGATTGCTGAAAAAGAATAAATATCATCCAGACCTACACCTCCTAATCTATCGGATGACAAATATCCGTATCGTGCTTCAGGGCTGTCACCTAAGAGGACATAACTAAAATCATCTGAAGCAGAGTTGACAGGAAAACGAAGGTTCTGACGGTTTGCAAATGAAGACCGGCTACCTACTGCACTGAATATATCGAGACCACCCATCCCCGGAAATCCATTGCTTGAATAGTATAACCGGTCTTCAAATACGGAAGGAAACATTTCATCTCCTGCGGAATTGATTTCAGCTCCGGCATTTACCGGCTGTCCCCATGTTCCATCGGGTTGTCGTATGGAATACCAGATATCTACACCTCCATATCCGCCTGGCATATTGGATGCAAAATATAATGTCTGCTCGTCCTTACTCAATGCTGCATGCCCTACTGCATACTTTTTGGTATCGTTATAAGGGAAATCAGTTTCATTCCAGCTATCTCCATTCTTTGTGTATATCTTAATTTCAAGATTGTGTTTTTTGAAACTGTAGGGACCTGACTTTTGTTGTTCCGTATCTTTTCCAGGATAGGTACGTGTTACATACAGCACGTTCTCATCCTTATTTACGGCTACAGGACCGACATGATATGGTGCACTGTTAAAGACATCGGGCAACACATTCGGATAGATCAATGCTATTCCATCCTTATCTCTTGTTGCGGAGTATACTCGGAGGAATGCTCTGCCTGTCCGTCCGGAAATCTGGTCGGATCCCATAGGCTCTCCTACATAGAGTACCTGCTGCCCGATTGGTGTAGTGCTGAAGTCAGAGAAACGCGTATTGATCTGCTGTTCATTTCTGATTTTGTGTACGGTAGGTTTCTGCATCCAGACAATTGCCGAATCGCAACCCTGAATGGCTAATTCTACTTCACTTTCTTTGCCTGTTTTTGTACCATAGGCTTTATATTGATTCTTTGCCGCCGCATAGTCTCCTAGTTTTTTGAGCACATCAGCATAGTTGAGTTGAGACTGATCTGATATTTTGCCTTCTTCAGCAACCCGGGCATACCAGTTACGGGCAAGACTATATTCATTCATATTGAAGTAACAGGTTGCCAGACGCTCCATATCCTCAGCCTTCGGACGTTTGGTATCTACCAGTTTTTCATATATACGTGATGCTGAATAGTATTCATATTGATAATACAGTTTTTCCGCTGTTGTTCTCTTACTCACTTGTTCCTGTGCCTTTGCTTCAGAAATTCCGGCAGCACAGATAAGCAGAGCGATTAACAGTTTGTTCAGGTAAGTTGATTTTATCATGATATTCCGTTTCATTCTTTGTGATTCATTAATACTGATTAATTAGAAGAATCTTGGGCTTAAGTACTGACTTGCTGCTTTGCGCCCAAA
Proteins encoded in this region:
- a CDS encoding DUF7507 domain-containing protein; this encodes MKSKGYFPLFLFLFMILCPLLLWADGSKDLYPMGVKGNRAYLISRSEKEVGTTSFPFFTLGAHYVYVQSGETIAAASSAQNIGEGRIRLTSPGGKKYLSTKNNIGKIVNNGKGSRQAEISGPRVGYAPYEVKATEEGVWKVEFISPVGEFTENFGDPNIPVVAANGDWSQTWDTSIAAWDISVRDEKDENWISGRVYTNVLNLHLNSGQMANKQGAFYGKYFVLTHDAYVYKVDGNGSNGIAFTSFVNNMGFLDDEGKSLYKSLDYIPQVGSGDVQDPRQADANGHITHKILYTRPDLHMPAEAVAAVPELKTWLIKDRPQPVVSDISLIGYEGTEGQLGAKGAHILFKSSETAKYKVVLERTGDQTQLLTEFVYNASAGLNEIYWNGIGKDGQFAPNGEKYPLTIRIELIQAEVHFPYMDMEINPNGILLERLDKEMNEVESDIVYWDDSDIQEGLHSENSNPRVNLSGLSSHINGHRWGTYTNQTSQRNTNTNYGNYSFGNEKAIDTWAYALTPNQQITIALTVKTADLEITSLESPDRQINKGQEVTYVLNLKNNGPSDAPHVRFNFGLPLGFEINHVELGEVVANIGYEEANQHSSLLNLASQEERIVTVKATALQEPENTMAIHAVASIVRSADMIDPDATSKDLGVKEPLDAETECLGQGCNNIRLHREVLWKTTPVSKAKIALVKKAQFIDVNADGYMQSGEMLRYHFEVINNGDEVLKDIRIYDPMLSSSGLRLTADLQPGQSGKISVDYKISVSDYNTGSVVNSAWVEAIADAGIQVKDISGTSHDNDEPTITAIVHKQAIYLKKEVTNKGTRKDGLFGAGDLMEYTFTVWNQTDTALTRISLQDDMLWKERQILPIEQLKRGEQYTWSTFYTVTEEDTDKGSIINSATVSAKLIHTGQEIKDISGTSYDNDQPTVTKVSKRPVGVEDIVVIKQNQSVRIDVLENDTEGSQPLLQHTLELVKEAVHGEVTLTRDGQFVYRPFENYVGTDEFLYTATDDNELKMSPTAVKIFVNPTKPVAVDDYIIGEYNKDLTIAVLSNDKKDDSELDIHSIRIVKDAQQGVLTISLGQIIYRAKEGYTGKDSFTYQVKDLNGNWTNEAIVNMEISGFSVPNVFTPNGDGVNDVFSVLGTGYYDRISLSVWSRSGKEVYSSNDYRNDWTGDGAEDMTYFYVVQTYKNGVKQTRKTGYVLITRKPVK
- a CDS encoding 7-carboxy-7-deazaguanine synthase QueE, with the translated sequence MSLQVPENGQQLPLMEEFYTIQGEGYHTGKAAYFIRLGGCDVGCHWCDVKESWDAELHPLTAADTIVEHANVHPSKTVVVTGGEPLIYNLDYLTSQLQNAGIQTFLETSGAYPLSGHWDWICLSPKKFKAPRPDVLANAGELKVIVFNKSDFQWAEEHARLVNDTCKLYLQPEWSKAAEMTPLIIDYVMANPKWEISLQTHKYLNIP
- a CDS encoding OmpA family protein, which translates into the protein MKRNIMIKSTYLNKLLIALLICAAGISEAKAQEQVSKRTTAEKLYYQYEYYSASRIYEKLVDTKRPKAEDMERLATCYFNMNEYSLARNWYARVAEEGKISDQSQLNYADVLKKLGDYAAAKNQYKAYGTKTGKESEVELAIQGCDSAIVWMQKPTVHKIRNEQQINTRFSDFSTTPIGQQVLYVGEPMGSDQISGRTGRAFLRVYSATRDKDGIALIYPNVLPDVFNSAPYHVGPVAVNKDENVLYVTRTYPGKDTEQQKSGPYSFKKHNLEIKIYTKNGDSWNETDFPYNDTKKYAVGHAALSKDEQTLYFASNMPGGYGGVDIWYSIRQPDGTWGQPVNAGAEINSAGDEMFPSVFEDRLYYSSNGFPGMGGLDIFSAVGSRSSFANRQNLRFPVNSASDDFSYVLLGDSPEARYGYLSSDRLGGVGLDDIYSFSAIKPKITIILKGIAQHRTTAEPLEDVQLSLLSDGGKVVSRKLSAATGVFEFQLEPGTAYQLMGEKLKFHGDSVNIAALSPQKDTTIQVTLRLQPIIEKGTTFILENIYYDLDKYNIRADAKPILNQLVNTLRDNPTLKIELSSHTDSRATHKYNMKLSQNRAQAAVDYIISRGIARDRIVAKGYGETRLVNKCADGVKCSDEEHQANRRTEIKVLEY